In the Dictyostelium discoideum AX4 chromosome 6 chromosome, whole genome shotgun sequence genome, TTTCTTGTTGAACTTTATTAtcgtttttatttaaattttgataatcaGCACCACTACAACCAATGAAAACTGAAGTATTGGAACCACGAATTTCAATTGGATCAATTCCAGAATCTTCCAATGCTTCCCAAGTAcactttaataataatctttgtTGTGGGCACATGTGAATACCTTCAGATGGattaattccaaaaaataatggatcaaatgatttcaatTCTTCAAATGGTATAAATCCAGCATAATTTGTTGAAATATCAcctgatttaaaaaaactttcaTTCCATCTATCATTTTTAACAATTCCATCATACCTATTCAATAATTTACTCCATAGTTCATTTGGTGTTATATCaccttttaaatttggaaatcTAAAACCTATTCCGATAATTGCAactttattacaattttcatCCACTAGATTTTTAGAAtccatttttcaattatttaaaatttaaaaaaaaaaattgataaaaattagataatttatccaaattttaaaaatagataaaaataggtaatttttttttttttttttaaattttaaataattaattaaaatttttaatttttaattttttggacatttttattattttattaattaaattaaaagaaaaaaggtTACATTACACTTTTTCTTGtggttaaaattattaagatcgaaattaaaaaaaattatttgttttttttttttttaaactgttaaaaaaaataatttaaatgtagGTTTGGAAGGTTAGcccatttttattacttgcaactaaaattaaaataaatatattcaaaataataaaaaataaattcaaaataaaaaagtaaaaaaacaatttgttttttttttttttttttatttttttttttttttttgagatccaaacaagatttattaaaaattaaaaaaaaaaaaaaaaaaaaaaaattattaataattaccccatccaaaataataaaatttcagcATATTAAATTATACCATTATAATTacataagttttttttttttttttttttttaaatatataaaaaatagcCAGGcgattaattttctttttttaatattattcgtaaatttttaagttataatttgaaaaagttataattttaataacaataatataaatgcaaattttatacatatatggttattttttttttaattttaacgtGTGTACATTTATGTGTGggtgttttttttatcttcaaagaatataataaaatttacataaaaaaaataattttaaaataaaacaaaaattgtAATGGTGAAGTTGATTTAGTTTATGATACTACTGgtattttgtttaaattatttattaaattattaaaatggaatatttttttttgtttgtggtaattatttttattgttggtTGTGGGTTacaatttccatttttttttttttatttttattttttttttatttttattttttttttttctgatttaaattccattaatttataaaaatgaattcaatACCAACACTGTTCTTATAATAggtttttctattttttttggtatttttttttcttcactAACCACAAtaacattattataattttttaatagagGTAgcttgatttaatattagtaCACACTACCACACACAATTTAATTCACTGacttaattattttaaatcttttaccaaatttatataatatctatagtttatttaaaaggtGTACCATTATTGgaaaaacaattgtttttttaattataattattattattattattattattatttttttttttttttttttttcattttatattaacacctcaaataacaataacaacaacacacATGTTCTAAATCTCTGAGTTTGGAATACAAATGCACATTCATATTATTCCAAACATACACATAAATGTAACACCTCAcaagataatttaatttggtattcagaaaaaaaattcaccTTCTATGTATAGTTTGGGGGTGCAAttattgtaatattattaatagagTGAGTGGGAGAAAGGGTGTGTGAGTGTGTGTGAACGGGgtgaaaaaaacaatattttagtttttctaattttttttttttatttatttccatttttatatatgttttgttttatttttttttattttctttttttcatttttactaATTACGGTTAATGTGCACAatatatttgataaatcaaaataaaaataaataggaTACCAAATGTATGTTATTAGTACTATTTATCCacaatgattttttttattttttttttgttttttttttttttgctaattttaaaattaaaaagaaaaacaaaaaaccaacaataaaacaaaaatacccttttttttgatcaaaacTACATCTAAtatgtaaatttttttaatattataaatattaatattattattttttttttaaaataaaaaaataaaataaaaaaaaaaaaaaaaaaaaaaaaagaaaaaagcaacttatttaaataacaaattaatttcttattttcaATAACACACAATTgtcttttgaaaattataataattatataattattaataaaaaaattaaatggaaATTACATATATTTTATCTAAATGTAtgttttctttaaaatattatttgtggattaaaaaataaaaaataaaaaatagtgattgtatttttttatataaatttaaaataattattttatattcataaaaaaaaaaaaaaaaaaaaaaaaaatggtatcaaattataattatttgaattttaaactaatcaattaaaaataaaatataaaaaataaaatataaaaaataaaattttattattattagactTTGGTTCAAGTAGATCAAATATCTATCAATCAAATAGCCAACAAAGTTtaacaattcaaaattcaaatgttgcctctaaaaaattaaatgtttatGAATTTATAccttattattaaaaaaaataaaaaataatcaaaaaaaagaaataaaaaaaataaaaaaataaaaaataataataataataattaataataataataatccataaaaaaaaaaaaaaaaaaaaaaaagaataaaattagtGCCGATTCTAATAAACAaactaaaatatatatattatatatttaaagtaataaaataaaaataaaaaaaaaaaaaaaaacaaacaaactttttattattttatatttttttatttttttattttttttattttttttattttttttatttttttatttattttattattttattcttcactatttgaagatttaaaaatattaaaaccatCAATTGAAGTTGAAATAGCAACATGAGGAATTTGTGGATGCCAATGAACTTCTTTAATATCATGTTGACCTTGGTGAATAAAGAATAATTGTGGTGGATATTGGAAATCATCATCTGGATTAGCATTTGCATTTGTAAATTCTTCAGTATCCTCTTCCAAAGAGAAATCCCAAATTGTGACTTGATCATCACTTGAAGAGACGATAACTTGTGACTCTTCGTATGGGTTCCATTCGATGGAGGTGATAGGACCAGTGTGGTATTTAAAGTCAGAGACTGGTGAATTATCTTTGAAAGCACGTAAATCCCAAACTCTAAAAGAACCATCATCACAACCACTAACTAAAAGATACTCAACATTTCTACTCCAAGAGATAACATTAACATCGGCAGTGTGAGCCTTTACTGTGATTGCTGGTTTTGGTTTTCTAATATCCCAAATTCTAACAGTCTGATCGATAGAACAACTTGCAAATACCTTCTCTTCAGATGGTGACCATTGAATATCCTCAACTGACTCTGTGTGACCTTTAAATGCTTGTGTATCAGTCTTCCATGTTGACTCACTTGCATTGGTAACgaaaatactattattacaatcACCTGTTGCTAAACGACCTGCAATCTTTGGTGACCAGTCCAATGCATACCCCTCAATCGAATGATTACTAATAGTATGTAATGGTGCTGTTTGTTTTGGTGCTACTGTCTCATTATCCAATGCTTTCAAATGATTTGCAATATTCCAAATATAAACACTTCTATTATCTGACCATGTTGCAACAATATTTGATTGTTGATCCATTGactattatattattaaataatatatatatatatatatatatattaataaacaataataaattataaataataaataataatatgactTACTCTAATTCTATTTACAGCACCATTATGGTTAATAAATGCAAGTTGTAATTCTGGGTCAACATctttatcttcatcatcttcatcatcagaCTCTTCATCGTCGTCAGAATCTTCGTCATCGTCAGAATCTTCATCGTCATGTTTTGTTTTATGTAATTGTTTTGCTTTCATAATGATAACTTTATTGTTTTTAGCCTCATCAGCTTGTGTACCTGCTACTAAATACATTGTGTGTGGGTATTTATTACGTTGAGCACCTAATTCATCTTTAATTGGGTGGAATGAAAGACATGGCCATTCAACAGACATTGAATGCATCATATCGTATGCTGTTGAATCGTAATCTAAGACCTCATCCTCTTCCAATGGGTCAACACCTGCTCTCCATACTTTTTTTGGTCCTTTATCTTCACCATCGTTATCACCACCTTCTTCACCACCTTCTTCAATCTCTTCAAATGATTGTTCATCATCTTCGAATGATTCAACCTCATCATCGTTCTCAAAATCATCTTCACCATTTACATCTACATTAGTTCCACCAACTTCATCTGATTCTCCAAATTCAATATCTCCAAAACTTCTTTTTTTACTtgacattttaaaattttatttatattgattattgttggtttgggaaaaaaaaaaaaaaaaaaaaaaaaaaaaaatcttcggtcgttttttttttttttttttttttcattaacgaaaaaaaaaaaaaataaaataaaataaaataaaaaaaaaaaaattattttaaaaatctcattttttaacaaaataaagaaataataagcaatatattattcaaataataaaaaataataataataataaaaattaaatctctcatttttattatttcttttattgtaacaaaataaatttttttattttttttttttttattatttttttttttattatttttttattttttttttttattattatttaattccgATTTTAGTCATTCGCCGATCATCatgtttaaaattatttttttttatttttaaactcAAAAATATGGAACTATTTCCATAATAAACATccctaaaaaaaattaaaaaaaaaaaaaaataaaaaaaaaaattaaatgaaattttaaataaaaaaaaaataaaaataaaaaaataaaaaataaaaataaattaaaatttcatttaaatttttttgaaattaaatatagaTATCAacagaaattttaaataattttttacaaaaatggATATCCACAGCCAacagattttattttaattttttttttttttttaa is a window encoding:
- the grwd1 gene encoding glutamate-rich WD repeat-containing protein 1, which codes for MSSKKRSFGDIEFGESDEVGGTNVDVNGEDDFENDDEVESFEDDEQSFEEIEEGGEEGGDNDGEDKGPKKVWRAGVDPLEEDEVLDYDSTAYDMMHSMSVEWPCLSFHPIKDELGAQRNKYPHTMYLVAGTQADEAKNNKVIIMKAKQLHKTKHDDEDSDDDEDSDDDEESDDEDDEDKDVDPELQLAFINHNGAVNRIRSMDQQSNIVATWSDNRSVYIWNIANHLKALDNETVAPKQTAPLHTISNHSIEGYALDWSPKIAGRLATGDCNNSIFVTNASESTWKTDTQAFKGHTESVEDIQWSPSEEKVFASCSIDQTVRIWDIRKPKPAITVKAHTADVNVISWSRNVEYLLVSGCDDGSFRVWDLRAFKDNSPVSDFKYHTGPITSIEWNPYEESQVIVSSSDDQVTIWDFSLEEDTEEFTNANANPDDDFQYPPQLFFIHQGQHDIKEVHWHPQIPHVAISTSIDGFNIFKSSNSEE